The proteins below come from a single Camelus bactrianus isolate YW-2024 breed Bactrian camel chromosome 2, ASM4877302v1, whole genome shotgun sequence genomic window:
- the C1QTNF7 gene encoding complement C1q tumor necrosis factor-related protein 7 — protein sequence MFVLLYVTSFAICASGQPRGHQFKGDSYSPKYICSVPGLPGPPGPPGANGSPGPHGRIGLPGRDGRDGRKGEKGEKGAAGLRGKTGPLGLAGEKGDQGETGKKGPMGPEGEKGEVGPVGPPGPKGDRGEQGDPGLPGVCRCGSIVLKSAFSVGITTSYPEERLPIIFNKVLFNEGEHYNPATGKFICAFPGIYYFSYDITLANKHLAIGLVHNGQYRIKTFDANTGNHDVASGSTVIYLQPEDEVWLEIFFTDQNGLFSDPGWADSLFSGFLLYVDTDYLDSISEDDEL from the exons ATGTTTGTCTTGCTCTATGTCACAAGTTTTGCCATTTGTGCAAGTGGACAGCCTCGCGGCCATCAGTTCAAAGGGGACAGCTACTCCCCCAAATACATCTGCAGCGTTCCTGGCTTACCCGGACCTCCAGGCCCCCCTGGCGCAAACGGCTCCCCGGGGCCCCATGGTCGGATCGGCCTCCCAGGACGAGACGGTAGAGACggcaggaaaggagagaaaggcgAAAAGGGGGCTGCAG GTCTGAGAGGTAAGACCGGACCACTGGGCCTTGCTGGAGAGAAAGGGGACCAGGGAGAGACTGGGAAGAAAGGACCCATGGGAcctgagggagagaaaggagaagtaGGTCCTGTTGGGCCTCCTGGACCAAAAGGAGACAGAGGGGAGCAAGGGGACCCGGGGCTGCCTGGTGTTTGTAGATGTGGAAGCATCGTGCTCAAATCTGCCTTCTCTGTTGGCATCACCACAAGCTACCCAGAAGAAAGGCTACCTATCATATTTAACAAGGTCCTCTTCAATGAGGGAGAGCACTACAACCCTGCAACAGGGAAGTTCATCTGTGCGTTCCCTGGGATCTATTACTTTTCTTATGATATCACATTGGCAAATAAGCATCTGGCCATTGGGCTGGTACACAATGGGCAGTACCGGATAAAGACTTTTGACGCCAACACAGGAAACCATGACGTGGCTTCGGGGTCCACAGTCATCTATCTGCAGCCAGAAGATGAAGTCTGGCTGGAGATCTTCTTCACTGACCAGAACGGCCTCTTCTCAGACCCAGGCTGGGCAGACAGCTTGTTCTCCGGATTTCTCCTCTATGTTGACACGGATTATCTAGATTCCATATCAGAAGATGATGAGCTCTGA